Proteins from a genomic interval of Desulfofustis limnaeus:
- a CDS encoding hybrid sensor histidine kinase/response regulator — protein MSRRERAHQNPVEMDPLHREQLSSSGTAQLPTLRSDRFVNLLLENLPLFIFWKDSDYVYRGCNRHYATACGLDSPQAIVGKTDYDLPGDKKDADFYRFCDERIVEYDRPEHNIIESKQRADGQRIWLRTSKLPLHDERDRVIGILGIAEDITDHINFEERLRHYEVMASTVDDMLAIISPEGQYLAVNDAYCAAYARSRQELIDRYARDIVGDELFYSVMAPHIDQALAGNITHFEGWRTFPGSGERHVRYTYYPVFSDTDKVIGLVAKVHDNTTAKRLEHQLHQSQKMEAIGRLAGGIAHDFNNILSIINGYSDICLFEMAADDPYRIRIEQINEAGNRAARLTQQLLGFSRKQIIQPQLLNIHQEFQALERMLHRLLGEAIVLHIVADSGLWFVKMDRSQFEQVILNLVVNARDAMGETGALTIEIRNRPIPEPARHGSYTVASGEYVQITCSDTGSGMTPEIMEQIFEPFFTTKPKGVGTGFGLSTVYGIIKQNNGFISVTSAPGQGSTFSILLPRCMGTATELSPHPGEESEVLPRGKETILLVEDDHALRALCVKILADLGYTVLEAGNGRAAVDTARRFHGRIDLLLTDVVMPELNGPETSTMLGKMHPGIRTLFMSGYTENAIVRQGVLANGIHFLQKPVGPKRLAHAVRRCLDGRPCEK, from the coding sequence ATGAGCAGACGGGAGCGCGCCCATCAGAACCCAGTCGAAATGGACCCGCTCCATCGTGAACAGCTCAGTTCCTCCGGCACTGCCCAACTACCAACGCTCCGGAGCGATCGCTTTGTCAATCTGCTCCTGGAGAATCTACCGCTGTTCATATTCTGGAAAGACTCCGATTACGTCTACCGGGGGTGCAACCGGCACTACGCTACCGCTTGTGGCCTCGACAGTCCCCAAGCGATTGTCGGCAAGACCGATTACGACCTGCCCGGCGACAAAAAAGATGCCGATTTTTATCGATTCTGCGACGAACGCATTGTTGAATACGACCGCCCCGAGCACAACATCATCGAGTCCAAACAGCGAGCAGACGGGCAGCGAATCTGGCTGAGGACGAGCAAACTGCCGCTCCATGATGAACGAGACCGCGTCATTGGCATTCTCGGTATCGCCGAAGACATCACCGATCATATCAACTTCGAGGAGCGGCTACGCCATTATGAGGTTATGGCCTCAACCGTCGATGACATGCTGGCCATCATCAGCCCCGAGGGGCAGTACCTGGCGGTTAACGATGCCTATTGCGCCGCTTATGCCCGATCCCGTCAAGAACTGATTGACCGGTATGCACGGGATATCGTCGGCGACGAGTTGTTCTACTCCGTCATGGCCCCCCACATCGATCAAGCGCTGGCCGGCAATATCACCCACTTTGAAGGGTGGCGAACCTTTCCCGGGTCGGGAGAACGCCACGTTCGCTATACCTACTACCCGGTCTTCAGCGATACCGACAAGGTCATCGGTCTGGTGGCGAAGGTACACGACAACACCACTGCCAAGCGGCTGGAACATCAACTCCACCAATCCCAGAAGATGGAGGCCATTGGTCGCCTGGCAGGCGGTATAGCTCATGATTTCAACAATATACTGAGCATCATCAACGGCTATTCGGATATCTGTCTATTCGAGATGGCAGCGGATGATCCGTATCGAATCAGGATCGAACAGATCAACGAGGCCGGCAACCGCGCCGCCCGGCTCACCCAGCAATTGCTCGGTTTCAGCAGAAAACAAATCATTCAACCGCAACTGCTCAATATCCATCAGGAGTTCCAGGCCCTCGAGCGGATGCTCCACCGTTTGTTGGGCGAGGCCATAGTCCTGCACATTGTGGCCGACAGCGGCCTCTGGTTCGTCAAGATGGACCGTTCCCAATTCGAGCAGGTCATCCTCAATCTGGTGGTCAATGCCAGGGATGCCATGGGAGAAACAGGGGCCTTGACCATTGAGATCCGCAACCGGCCGATCCCTGAACCGGCACGCCACGGGAGCTATACCGTCGCGTCCGGTGAGTACGTGCAGATCACCTGTAGCGATACGGGTTCCGGTATGACCCCCGAGATCATGGAACAGATCTTCGAGCCGTTTTTCACCACCAAACCCAAAGGCGTCGGCACCGGTTTTGGGCTCTCCACCGTCTACGGCATCATCAAGCAGAACAACGGCTTCATCTCAGTTACCAGTGCACCGGGCCAAGGGTCAACGTTCAGTATTCTGCTGCCCCGCTGCATGGGAACGGCCACTGAGCTTTCTCCTCATCCGGGTGAGGAATCGGAAGTCCTGCCGCGCGGTAAGGAAACCATTCTTCTGGTGGAAGACGACCACGCACTACGCGCTCTCTGCGTCAAAATCCTGGCCGATCTGGGCTATACGGTGCTCGAGGCGGGGAACGGCCGAGCCGCGGTGGATACAGCCCGACGCTTCCATGGACGCATTGATCTGCTGCTGACCGACGTGGTGATGCCGGAGCTGAACGGCCCGGAGACATCGACCATGCTCGGCAAGATGCATCCCGGTATACGCACCCTCTTCATGTCCGGTTACACTGAGAACGCCATTGTTCGTCAGGGAGTACTGGCCAACGGCATCCATTTCCTGCAAAAACCGGTGGGGCCGAAACGGCTGGCTCACGCCGTTCGTCGCTGCCTCGACGGCCGGCCGTGCGAAAAATAG
- a CDS encoding general secretion pathway protein GspB → MSYILDALKKSAEERRRAQAAASLPYGTPLPLESTGRKRRTGVLLVSLCLCLCGLAGAAWYWRYKTHSSADSVEKLSAPVDPATLQQAAPTSTADVEIPPAAATVANIPAPARTESPHPDPSQQQTPPSPVATSAPTVIPPLFDDLPADLKKAIPNVRFSGHVYSLKPDLRMIMADQAIVREQDLITADLRLTAITETGVLLNYRGTDFRIELLPPLN, encoded by the coding sequence ATGTCGTACATCCTTGACGCCCTGAAAAAATCCGCCGAAGAACGACGCCGGGCCCAAGCCGCTGCCTCGCTGCCCTACGGCACTCCCCTGCCGCTTGAGAGTACCGGCAGAAAGAGGCGTACCGGAGTCCTGCTCGTATCTCTTTGCCTCTGCCTCTGCGGGCTGGCCGGCGCCGCCTGGTACTGGCGGTATAAAACACACTCTTCCGCCGACTCGGTCGAGAAGCTGTCTGCGCCCGTCGATCCGGCCACCTTGCAACAAGCGGCACCGACAAGCACCGCCGATGTCGAGATACCACCAGCCGCAGCCACCGTCGCCAATATACCGGCCCCAGCGCGGACCGAATCTCCTCATCCGGACCCGTCACAACAACAAACGCCCCCTTCGCCAGTCGCCACTTCCGCCCCAACGGTCATCCCGCCGCTCTTTGACGATCTGCCGGCAGACCTGAAAAAGGCCATCCCGAACGTTCGTTTCAGCGGCCATGTCTACTCACTGAAGCCCGACCTGCGCATGATCATGGCCGATCAGGCCATTGTTCGCGAACAGGATCTGATCACCGCCGACCTGCGACTGACGGCAATCACCGAGACCGGTGTCCTGCTCAACTACCGGGGCACTGACTTTCGCATCGAATTGTTGCCGCCCCTGAACTGA
- a CDS encoding ExeA family protein, whose product MYKHHFGFNENPFSIAPDPRYLFMSERHQEALAHLSFGAASDGCIILLTGEVGTGKTTICRRFIESLDPATDVAMVLNPKLTADELLAAICDEFRIDRPPEPSSSRQLLHRLNKFLLQGHANNRQALLIVDEAQHLDRDVLEMMRLLTNLETDRHKLLKIVLLGQSELATLLARPEMRQITQRITSRYHLKGLQRSDLPGYIQHRISVAGGGRTQLFNDAAIKSIFSLTGGIPRLVNSLCDRSLLGAYTEGKTRVDRTIVKRAAKELFDDHRVSLRPLPSRSRFLPLAGLLVAVLAVGIWLGSLLVDLRSDQIGPQKTTSAPAPADPQVFSDGDAPSPGDESDDPLLRLAGQDGDSRIVIGPITVNEKPHNTSQTDSHVVHP is encoded by the coding sequence ATGTACAAACATCATTTCGGCTTTAACGAGAATCCTTTTTCCATCGCACCCGATCCGCGTTATCTCTTCATGAGCGAACGGCACCAGGAGGCGTTGGCTCATCTGAGCTTCGGCGCCGCATCGGACGGATGCATCATTTTGCTGACGGGCGAGGTCGGTACCGGCAAGACCACCATCTGCCGACGTTTCATCGAGAGCCTTGACCCCGCCACCGATGTGGCCATGGTCCTCAACCCAAAGTTGACCGCCGATGAACTGCTGGCCGCCATCTGTGACGAATTCAGGATCGATCGTCCGCCGGAACCCTCCTCCTCTCGACAGCTGCTGCACCGGCTCAACAAGTTCCTCTTACAGGGCCACGCCAACAATCGGCAGGCACTCCTGATCGTCGACGAAGCGCAGCATCTCGACCGGGATGTTCTGGAGATGATGCGCCTTTTGACCAACCTGGAAACCGACCGGCACAAGCTTCTGAAAATAGTCCTGCTCGGCCAGTCGGAATTGGCGACCCTGCTCGCCCGCCCCGAAATGAGGCAGATCACGCAGCGGATCACCAGTAGATACCACCTGAAAGGACTGCAGCGAAGCGATCTCCCCGGCTATATCCAGCACCGCATCAGCGTGGCCGGCGGCGGCCGGACCCAGCTGTTCAACGATGCGGCCATAAAGAGCATCTTCTCCTTGACCGGAGGCATTCCACGTCTGGTCAACAGTCTCTGCGATCGCTCGCTGCTGGGCGCCTATACCGAGGGCAAGACCCGGGTGGATCGAACAATCGTCAAACGGGCGGCGAAAGAATTGTTCGACGATCACCGTGTCAGCCTCCGCCCCCTGCCGTCGCGATCCCGTTTTCTGCCCCTGGCCGGCCTGCTCGTTGCCGTGCTGGCTGTCGGCATCTGGCTGGGAAGCCTGCTCGTCGATCTCCGCTCCGACCAGATTGGCCCCCAGAAGACGACCTCGGCTCCGGCCCCAGCCGATCCCCAGGTCTTCTCGGATGGTGATGCCCCCTCGCCAGGCGACGAATCTGACGATCCGTTGCTTCGCCTGGCCGGCCAGGATGGCGACAGCCGTATCGTCATCGGGCCAATCACGGTAAACGAGAAACCGCACAACACGTCACAGACGGATTCGCATGTCGTACATCCTTGA
- the gspN gene encoding type II secretion system protein GspN, translated as MRKTVLLVIFFVFYAVLVTAVLLAVRFPKDLFLTGAVMRLEQAFPGSTWSISDVSMRYPAAVVFGGVQVDHEVTGRPVPIEEVVVEIDRQHPLSGFSTRFNVLGAEVAGELRYDQQQQLLHLPAVAVQGMDLARLPGLADRLERQFEGSVTFTGTYRKSLRQQDSGTLQGTVRIENLHFPLKRPILRENSLHFAALSAQIEASGALISLSQGQATGPSYSGSFSGQVRLNRPWEESEVEVFGEFQAQPEYLSRKSHLARSFALLGKTYGEGPIPCTIRGNLTGPIFAFGRGQRP; from the coding sequence ATGCGTAAGACCGTTCTTCTGGTGATCTTCTTTGTTTTCTATGCGGTGCTGGTGACGGCAGTCCTGCTGGCGGTGAGGTTCCCGAAAGATCTTTTTCTCACCGGTGCCGTCATGCGCTTGGAGCAGGCTTTTCCCGGCTCGACCTGGTCGATAAGCGATGTCTCCATGCGCTATCCTGCCGCCGTTGTCTTTGGGGGCGTCCAGGTAGACCATGAGGTGACGGGAAGACCGGTGCCGATAGAAGAGGTAGTGGTCGAAATAGACCGCCAGCATCCATTGAGCGGCTTTTCCACTCGGTTTAACGTGCTGGGGGCCGAGGTGGCCGGAGAGCTCCGCTACGATCAGCAGCAGCAGTTGCTGCATCTGCCTGCGGTGGCAGTTCAGGGAATGGATTTGGCTCGCTTGCCCGGCCTTGCTGATCGATTGGAGCGTCAATTCGAGGGCAGCGTGACCTTCACCGGCACCTACCGCAAATCATTGCGTCAGCAGGATTCCGGTACCCTGCAGGGGACCGTTCGCATCGAAAACCTGCACTTCCCGCTGAAACGGCCGATCCTCAGGGAAAACAGCCTGCACTTTGCCGCGCTGTCGGCGCAGATAGAGGCCTCTGGAGCGTTGATTTCGCTGTCCCAGGGACAAGCGACAGGCCCTTCCTACAGCGGCTCCTTCAGCGGTCAGGTGCGGCTCAACAGGCCGTGGGAAGAGAGCGAAGTCGAGGTCTTCGGCGAGTTTCAGGCGCAACCGGAGTACCTCAGTCGCAAGAGTCACCTGGCCCGCTCGTTTGCTCTGCTGGGCAAGACTTATGGGGAGGGACCGATCCCCTGCACTATTCGCGGCAATCTGACCGGGCCGATTTTCGCTTTCGGCCGCGGCCAGAGACCGTGA
- the gspE gene encoding type II secretion system ATPase GspE encodes MNDRMGAVLVSRAGLTEEALQQAYALQKKSGGKLGDILIRQKAIREMDLLQVLAEQFRMAVIPVLPPSIDTDFTKRLAIGFLKKNLIVPVMTEDDAYIAMHDPFDFQALDEVRLRLDRPACPAVLSPQAEIVRTINTAYDLTLDTAEEVMQDIDEEDADVLFSKIEEVGDLLDDTSHSPVIRLVNLMLSQAVRHKVSDIHIEPFQNSLKIRQRLDGLLYDMFTPPKHVQSALTSRIKLMARMNIAEKRLPQDGRIEIKVGNKDIDIRVSTLPTAFGERVVLRLLDKSTVRMSLTDLGMSQERLALFSRIIKAPNGIVLVTGPTGSGKTTTLYAALSAINRVDINIITVEDPIEYRIPGIGQVQVNPKIDLTFASGLRSIVRQDPDVILIGEIRDLETAEIAIQSALTGHLVFSTLHTNDAPSTITRLRDMGVESFLIASSINAILAQRLIRIICPHCREPYEPDPQEAAGIGLSPEILAAQPVYRGRGCEECRHTGYRGRTGIHEFMIMDDDMKHLILKTADAGALRRQARASGMTTLLEDGAAKVLAGLTTIEEVYRVAQAQ; translated from the coding sequence ATGAACGACAGGATGGGAGCAGTGCTGGTCAGCCGTGCCGGCCTCACCGAAGAAGCCTTGCAGCAGGCCTATGCGTTGCAGAAAAAGAGTGGCGGCAAACTCGGAGACATCCTCATCCGGCAGAAGGCGATCCGGGAGATGGACCTGCTGCAGGTGCTGGCGGAACAGTTTCGTATGGCGGTGATCCCGGTTCTGCCCCCATCGATCGATACCGATTTCACGAAGAGGCTGGCCATCGGTTTCCTCAAGAAAAATCTGATTGTACCTGTGATGACCGAGGATGACGCCTATATCGCCATGCATGATCCATTCGACTTTCAGGCCCTCGACGAGGTGCGCCTGCGTTTGGATCGCCCGGCCTGCCCGGCGGTGCTCAGTCCGCAGGCGGAAATTGTCAGGACCATCAATACGGCCTACGATCTGACCCTGGACACCGCCGAGGAGGTCATGCAGGATATCGACGAGGAGGACGCTGACGTCCTCTTCTCGAAGATCGAGGAGGTGGGCGACCTGCTCGACGACACCTCTCATTCCCCGGTGATCCGCCTGGTTAACCTGATGCTGTCGCAGGCGGTGCGTCATAAGGTGTCGGACATCCACATCGAACCCTTCCAGAACAGCCTGAAGATCAGACAACGCCTGGACGGGTTGCTCTACGACATGTTTACCCCGCCCAAGCACGTGCAATCGGCACTCACCTCGCGGATCAAATTGATGGCCCGGATGAACATCGCCGAAAAGCGGCTGCCCCAGGACGGCAGGATCGAAATCAAGGTGGGCAACAAGGATATCGATATCCGGGTCTCCACCTTGCCGACCGCCTTCGGTGAACGGGTAGTCTTACGCTTGCTGGATAAATCCACGGTACGGATGTCGCTCACCGATCTTGGCATGTCCCAGGAAAGGCTGGCCCTGTTTTCCCGGATCATCAAAGCGCCTAACGGCATCGTACTGGTCACCGGACCGACCGGCTCGGGTAAGACGACGACTCTTTATGCCGCCCTGTCGGCGATCAACCGGGTGGATATCAATATCATTACGGTGGAGGACCCCATCGAGTACCGGATTCCGGGGATCGGTCAGGTTCAGGTCAACCCGAAGATCGATCTGACCTTTGCCTCCGGCCTGCGATCCATCGTCCGGCAGGACCCTGATGTCATTCTGATCGGCGAGATTCGCGACCTGGAGACGGCAGAGATCGCCATCCAATCAGCCCTGACTGGTCACCTGGTGTTCTCCACCCTGCACACCAACGACGCGCCGAGTACCATCACCAGGCTGCGGGATATGGGTGTGGAGTCTTTTCTCATCGCTTCGTCGATAAACGCCATTCTCGCCCAGCGGCTGATCCGCATCATCTGTCCCCATTGCCGGGAACCGTACGAGCCGGACCCGCAGGAGGCGGCCGGGATCGGCCTGTCTCCGGAGATTCTGGCGGCGCAACCGGTGTACCGGGGCAGAGGATGCGAGGAATGTCGCCACACCGGCTACCGGGGACGGACCGGGATCCATGAATTCATGATCATGGACGACGACATGAAACACCTTATCCTCAAGACGGCCGATGCCGGAGCCCTGCGCCGTCAGGCCCGGGCCTCCGGCATGACCACGTTGCTCGAAGACGGTGCTGCCAAGGTGTTGGCCGGCCTGACCACCATTGAAGAGGTCTATCGCGTCGCGCAGGCCCAGTAA
- a CDS encoding YkgJ family cysteine cluster protein, whose amino-acid sequence MPIPQVMLPDLVVRVLEVYAQADQAVHRYRTATGLRCPSGCVSCCHSPKVEATTLELIPLAFHLFRSNQAELLLKRIDKQHQAEHCILFRPDLAPEFGGGCSHYPYRALVCRLFGFAGAEDREGTPRLAHCRVMKEMYHLGPGPTDETAPLPLFHTFGVAITALHPHLGAVRRPINQAIAEALQKVGLYLDLCPPDDHDHSRDLPPEKPLGTPFRPRRAA is encoded by the coding sequence TTGCCCATACCTCAAGTCATGCTGCCCGATCTGGTAGTACGCGTTCTCGAAGTCTATGCGCAGGCCGATCAAGCGGTGCACCGCTACCGGACCGCCACCGGTCTCCGTTGCCCGTCCGGTTGTGTCTCCTGTTGCCATTCGCCCAAGGTCGAGGCGACCACGCTTGAACTGATCCCCCTGGCGTTCCATCTGTTTCGCTCCAACCAGGCGGAACTACTGCTCAAACGGATCGACAAACAGCATCAGGCCGAGCACTGCATCCTCTTTCGTCCCGATCTGGCTCCTGAGTTTGGCGGCGGCTGCAGTCACTATCCGTACCGTGCCCTGGTCTGCCGCCTCTTTGGTTTCGCCGGCGCCGAGGATCGGGAGGGAACGCCGCGTCTGGCCCATTGCCGGGTCATGAAAGAAATGTACCACCTGGGCCCCGGACCCACCGACGAAACTGCGCCGCTGCCGCTTTTTCACACCTTCGGCGTCGCCATTACCGCGCTTCATCCCCACCTGGGCGCCGTACGCCGACCGATCAACCAGGCCATCGCTGAGGCACTCCAAAAAGTCGGCCTGTATCTCGACCTCTGCCCACCGGACGACCACGATCATTCCCGTGACCTGCCGCCGGAAAAACCGCTCGGCACGCCGTTCCGGCCACGCCGAGCCGCTTGA